In Musa acuminata AAA Group cultivar baxijiao chromosome BXJ3-9, Cavendish_Baxijiao_AAA, whole genome shotgun sequence, a single genomic region encodes these proteins:
- the LOC103998400 gene encoding uncharacterized protein LOC103998400 yields MADWEEEDFEPAPPGLISNQPKGQWDDEDVEDENVKESWEDEEVPVQAPKLETKAAKPGHKGAGEREKLPEAKRSEIANEVLADPIAEKLRQQRLVEEADYKSTAELFAKKGVEKTLDSFIPKSESDFLEYALLLSHKICPYEKSFHYIGLLKDVVRLSMTSLKAADAKEVASSVTAIANEKLKAEKEANAGKKKQGTKKKQLHVDKAEDDYGTAGRYDDMDDYDFM; encoded by the exons ATGGCCGATTGGG AAGAAGAAGATTTTGAACCTGCACCTCCAGGTCTAATTAGTAATCAGCCAAAAGGACAGTGGGATGATGAGGATGTGGAAGATGAAAATGTCAAAGAATCCTGGGAAGATGAAGAAGTTCCTGTGCAG GCACCGAAGCTAGAGACTAAAGCAGCAAAGCCAGGCCACAAAGGtgctggagagagagagaaactacCTGAAGCGAAGAGAAGTGAAATAGCTAATGAAGTTCTAGCTGATCCTATTGCTGAGAAACTTCGCCAACAAAG acttgttgaagaagctgaTTACAAGTCAACTGCTGAGTTGTTTGCCAAGAAAGGCGTTGAGAAAACTCTGGATAGCTTTATTCCAAAATCAGAGAGTGATTTTCTAGAGTATGCTTTGCTCCTCTCTCACAAAATTTGCCCTTACGAG AAAAGCTTTCATTACATTGGCCTTCTAAAAGATGTTGTAAGGCTCTCTATGACTTCACTAAAAGCAGCAGATGCGAAAGAAGTAGCTTCTTCAGTTACGGCAATTGCCAATGAGAAActtaaggcagaaaaggaagctaACGCAGGCAAGAAGAAACAAG GCACAAAGAAAAAGCAGCTTCACGTAGATAAAGCGGAGGACGACTATGGCACAGCAGGTCGCTATGATGACATGGATGATTATGACTTCATGTGA